The nucleotide window GCGCCCACTCCTCGTCGCTGCCGTCCGACCACACCACCCGGTCGGGTTGGGTCAGCTCGGCGACCTCGGCCACCCAGGCCAGCAGTCCCGCGTGCTTTGTCGGAGCGCTGCTCGGGTCCAATCCGGGAATGGTGGCTGCGGTCATCGTTGGGGCCTCCTCCGAGGTGGTGGCCGTTTGGAATGGCCACCTGTCAGGTCGTCTCGTCGTCCAGGATACGTACACCGAACGGGCGCTAGGTCACGGGGTTCACCAGGTGCGGTCTATCCCACACCCAGCGAACAGATGACCAAAGTCCCTGGTAGTCGCGCGCGGCCTGGTCTCGGCGCGAAGCGTACCGGTTCGGACGTCCGGTCACCTGTCAGCCGATGCGTCCCGAACCGCCGGAGATCCACTCGCCGGTGTCCGGGTCGAGCACCGCCGAACGGAACTCGCCGTCCGCGCCGATCTCGGTGATCTTGTCGACCTGTCCGTCCCGATCGCTGTCCGTGTACACGGTAAACCCGTCGGGACCGTTCCGGGTGAGGGAGTCGTTGATCCCGTCGTTGTCGGTGTCGACCTCGGCGGGTCCCAGATCCCAGATCCGGCCGTCCTCGTGCATCCACAGGTGGTCGTCGAGGTCGTCGGACGCCGGCGTCTCGTGCAGCGCGGCCACCGACTCGAACGACCGCGGGTCGTCGGAGCGTCCCACCTCACCGAACAGCGAGGACTCGTCCGCGCGGTCCGGGTCCGGGGTGTCGTCGGAGAACATCGGGTCCATCGGAATCACTGCTTCCCGTCGTCGTGGCCGGCGCGGGTGCCCGCGGCCGGTTCGTCATGCCGTCGATCGTCTCGATGCCCGGCGGGGTCGTCGGATTCTCGTCCCGGATCGTCGCCTCGGCCGGGATGCGCCCACAGCCGTTCCGACCGCGCGGTGAGATCGCGGCGGACGGCCTCGGCCCGCTCGCGCCGGACCCGGGCGTCACGGACATCGATCCCGCTGCGCACGCGTCGGATCTCCTCGTCGAGCCGCGCGATCTCCGTCGACACCTCCCGGTTGCGGCGTTCGTGAGCGCGGGCGATCTGCCCGGCGATCCGGGTCTCGGCAGCCGTGACGCGCAGCGCGAGCTGATGATCGAGTGTGGTCCGCGCCTCGGTGAGCAGCTCGGCCGTACGCGCCGCCCGCTCGGAACGATCCACCGCACTCCGCCGGACGCGGATCACCCACGCCGCGACCGCCACGCCCAGGAGCAGGGCGAGCGGCATGCTGATCCACTGGAGCGTCTGGACCGAGGCCATCGGCGCGACGACCAGCCGTCCGACACCCAGACCGGTCGAGGCGCCGATGACCACGAGCAGCGCGTCTTCGGCGCCCGCGCGCCGCGCCCGGCTGCTCGGTCGTTCGGTGTGGAGATCCACCGCGGGCCAGGGCTCGTCCGTCGTCGGCTCGGCGTCCAGGCCGACCAGGGCGGTCGCCCGCACGGCGTCGACGCGCTCGTCGACACGGTGACGAATGCGGTCGGCGAGTTCGGACCACCCGGTCCGGACCCAGGCGCCGTACTCCTTGTCGGCGACCGGGGCACGGTCGGCGGCGGCCGCCGCCAGATCGCGCACGCCGGCGTGCACTTCCGCCGACGACTGGGACCGGACACGGGACAGCCCGGCGCGGACGGCCGCCAGACGGTCCGTGCGCCCACGTTCGCGGGTGGCGAGCAGACGGCGGCGAGCGGTCAGGAGCTCATCGGCGTCGGCACGCGCGGACACCTCGTCGTCGGCGCCGGTCCCCGCGGAGGCGAGTAGATGCTCGACCGCGCCGATGCCCGCCCCCAGGCGGGCGCGCTCGTCGCGGAGTGCAGCCGGCGCGCCGGTCGCCTCGCGAAGCCATTCCGCGAGGGCCTCGACCCCCGACTCGTCCACGGCACCCCCCAGGGCCGCGACCGCGGACACCCCGAACAGGGGCAGCGACCCGAACGGGTCGAGGGCGGATCGGTGCGCACGCACGGTCCGCGGCCACTCCCAGAACGCATCGATCTTGGTGCACACGATCGCCACGGTCCCGACCTGCGCGCGCATCTGCTCGACGAGGGCTCGTTCCTCGTCCCCGACCGACGACGACGGATCCACGACCACGAGCGCCGCAGCAGCCGGTGCTCCGTCTCCCCGGGTGCGGGCGGCGATGTCGAGATCCGGGGCGAGCGCACGGCAGGCCTCGACCAGGGTGCGTACGCCCACCCCGTCGGTGCCGACGACCAGCACGCCGGTGCCGGTGCCGACGCGATCGGCGGCGAACCCGGTCAGCTCGCGTGCGTCGTCGAGTGCCGTGTCGGTCATCCGGCAACCCCTGCCCCGGCCAGCAGTCGTTCGGCCCCGGGTCGGTCGAGGCCGGCCGCGGCCGCTTCCTCCAGCCGGCAGCGCAGCTCGACCTCCCGCCAGTACCGGATGTGGCCGACGCGAGCCCCGAGGGGTCCCGCGAGATCGGGCACCCCGGAGGCGTCCCGGAGTGCCCTGCTCAGGTCCTGTGCAGTGGCGGCGACGGGTGACCGGGACTCGATGAGGGCGAGCGCGGTGTCGATGCCGTAGGCGTCGATCCGGCGCAGCAGCCCCTGGCGCAGGAGACGTTCGTCGGAACCCGGGCGTCCGATGAGGAACCGGCCCGCCATGGACGGCATCCCGACACCCGCGGCCGCCATCGTCGTCAGAGCCGCGAACTCGGCGGCGTCGAGGTCGGCGCACGCCAGCAACTGCGACACCGGATACACCGGTGTGCCCAGACGGGTCGCACACGTCGACGCGACCGCGACCGCGGAGTCCCAGTCGCCGTGGGTGTCGGCCTTGCCGAGCACCACGAGGACACGATCGGACGGCAGGGACGCGAGGAGTTCGCGGTCCGCGCGGCGGAGCAACCCGGCCAGGACGAGGAGCCACAGATCGGCGTCGGCAGCACCCTGCTCGCCCTCGCCGGGTCCGATCACGGTGAGCGACAGACGTTCTCGGAGAGCGCGGGCCATCGTGTCCCGGCCGGTCCCGGGCCGGCCGACGACCTGGACGTGCAACGGACGGAGAAACCGCCGGCCCGCGGCGGTCAGGACGGGCACCAGCGGCGACCCCGGGTCGACGAGATCGGCGAGACGGCCCTGCTCGGCAGCGACCGACAACTCGCTCCCGGCGGGCCCACCGCGCCGGCCGCCGTTCACCGGTGCCCCCACCGCAGCCTCCTCGTCATCCGACCCCCCGCGCATCTCGCGACCCGGCCCCGGCACGCCGACGACCCCCCGGACATCAGCGCACGTGAACCGCGGCAGGGCCGAGACTAATCGGGATCGGCGCGAACGGCGGAGCTACCTCCACATGCCGCCCGGAGGCCGGTTCGGCGCACATCCGGGCCGCCGCGACCACCCACGACTGCGGCAGCCGACTCGCCCGCGACTTCGTCGAGACGGCCCGATGCGCAACGATGGACGCGTGAACAACAGCCCCGACAGGTCCCGGTTGTACCCCCGCGTGACGAGCTTCCGCTTCCGCCGCGGCACCTTGACGACCGGCCAGCAGCGCAACTGGCAGGCGCTGTGGCCGGTTCTCGGCCGCGACCTCGAGATCGGCCCGGAGCGGGTGCCCGAGCCGCAACTCGACCTCACCGAGCTGTTCGGGCGCGACGCCCCGAAGGTCCTCGAGATCGGCAGCGGGACCGGCATCTCGACCGCGGCGATGGCCGAGGCCGAGCCCGACGTCGACGTCGTCGCCGTCGAGGTCTACAAGCCGGGCCTGGCCCAGCTCCTCGGTCTCATCGACCGCAACGGGCTCACCAATGTGCGTCTGATCCGCGGCGACGCGGCCATCGTCCTCACCGAGCTCATCCCGTCGTCGAGCCTCACCGGGATCCGACTGTTCTTCCCCGATCCGTGGCCCAAATCGCGGCACCACAAGCGGCGCTTCGTGCAGACCGGCACACTGGAGCTGATCGCCGACCGTCTGATCCCCGGGGGAGTGCTCCACATCGCGACCGATCACGCGGGGTACGCCGAATGGATCGCGGAGGCGCTCGCCACCCAGGACGCCGATCGCCCGCATGTCGTCCAACTGACCCGCGAGTCGCCGATCCTGCTGGAACGGCCGACGACGAAGTTCGAGGGACGCGCCGAGCGCGACGGCCGCTACGTCAGCGAGTTCGTCTACACGCGGCCCATCCCGCCGGTCACCGCGACCGGCGACACCCCGACGGGAGCCCGCCATGACTGATCACAGCCCCACCGGCTTCGCCGACACCATCGCCGGTCAGACGGGTACGCGCCGCATGCTGCTGGTGTGGGACGCACCCAACATGGACATGGGTCTCGGTGCCCTGCTCGGCGGGCGACCGACCGCGGCGCACCGCCCCCGATTCGACGCTCTCGGCCGCTGGTTGCTGCAGCGGACCGCAGATGTGTCCGCTCTCACCGACGGCGGCGGCGCGGTCGAGCCGGAGGCCACCGTCTTCACCAACATCGCCCCTGGTAGCGCCGACGTCGTCCGGCCGTGGGTCGACGCCCTACGAAACGTCGGTTTCGCCGTGTTCGCCAAGCCGAAACTGTCCGACGACAGCGACGTCGACTCCGACATGCTCGACCACATCGAGCTTCGCAGGCAAACTGTTGGACTAGCGGGCGTGATCGTGGCATCCGCCGACGGCCAGGCTTTCCGCGAACCGCTGCTCGAGGCGGTCGGGGACGGCGTGCCCGTCACCGTCATCGGATTCCGGGAACACGCCAGCTGGGCACTGAGCACCGAAGAAATCGAGTTCATCGATCTCGAGGACATCGCCGGCGTGTTCCGCGAGCCGCTTCCGCGCATCGGGCTGGACTCCCTGCCCGACGAGGGTGCGTGGCTCACGCCCTTCCGTCCGCTCAGCGCATTGCTACGCTGACCTGCGGCGTCGTGGCCGCCCGGGGGTCGTCGGCCGGTCGTCGGCGACCCGCTGTCGGGCGTCGGCCCAGGTGTGCTCGCGGGTGATCCGAGGCCGACGCCTCAGGGATCACTCAGGCAACACTGTCAGGATCTTTCGGGAAACTGACAGAATCGCCCCCGGCGCTCCGCGAAGGCGGGCGACCGGAGTGCCCGTCTCGTCGTCGTACACGAAAGGACATCAGCGTGTTCCGGTTCATCGGCACATTCGTCTACCGAATGCGCTTCCTCGTCATCGCGGTGCTGATCGCGATGATGGCCGGACTCGGACTGTACGGTCTCGATCTCGGCAAGCACCTCAGCCAGAGCGGCTGGTTCGATCCGACATCGGAGTCCGACACCGGTGCGCGGTACGCCGACCAGGCGCTGGGGCGCGACCACACCTCCGACGTCATCCTGATGATCACCCCGCCCGAGGGCACCCGCGTCGACGACAAGGCCTTCGGGGCCAAGGTGGAGACGTTCGTCGAGGATCTGATCGCGACCCATCCCGACATCGTCGGACGCGCCGATCCCGGCCTGTACGACCCGTTCCTCGTCCAGCCCGCACAGAGCACGCTGCAGGACCGGTTGTTCACCGAGGACGGCAGACACGCCTTCATCAGCATCGGTGTCGCCGGAGACGACGACACGACGGTTCTCGCCAACTACAAGACCATCGAACCGTTCTTCGACGACATCGCCGAACGGTTCGATCTACCCGGTACGACCTTCGAACTGGCAGGTCTGCAGCCGGTGGCCGGTTCCATGGCCGAGGGCATGGACAAGGACATCCACCGGGCCGAGGTGCTCGCGCTGCCGCTCGTGGCGATCATGCTGTTCTTCGTGTTCGGCGGCGTCGTCGCCGCCTGTCTGCCCGTCCTGATCGGCGGTCTGACCATCGCCGGGTCGCTGGGCATCATGAAGATCCTGGCGCTCACCACCGAGCTGAACATCTTCGCGCAGTCGGTGGTCACGCTGATCGGTCTCGGCATCGCGATCGACTACGGCCTGTTCATCGTGTCGCGGTTCCGAGAGGAACTCGGTGAGGGTTATTCGACGAAGGCCGCGGTCCGAAGAACCGTGATGACCGCCGGCCAGACGGTGGTCTTCTCCGCGACGATCATCGTCGCCGCGCTGGCGTGTCTGCTGATCATGCCGCAGGGATTCCTCAAGTCCGTCGCCTACGGCGCGATCGCATCGGTGTCCCTCGCCGCGATCCTGTCGATCACGGTCCTGCCGGCGATCCTGGGCATCCTCGGCCCCCGCGTGAACATGCTGTCGATCAGCACGATCATGAAGTACACCGCGGTGCCGCTGGCCCGCCGCTTCTCCGGCGAGGAACGCGCCGTGGCGATCGAGAACCGGTTCAGCGGTCGCATGAAGACCAGCCAGGAGGTCGAGAACGGCTTCTGGGGCCGGCTCGCGACCTGGGTGATGAAGCATCCGGTCCGGACCGCGGTCCCGACCGTGCTCCTGTTGCTCGCGCTGATCATCCCGTTCGGCAGCATCCAGTTCGGCGGTATCAGCGAGAAGTTCCTGCCGCCGGACAATCCCAACCGTGTCGCACAGGAGAAGTTCGACGAGTACTTCCCGAGCGAGCGGACCGAGGCCATCAAGCTCGTCATCATCTACGACGAGTCCAGTCAGACCGACCAGAACAAGCTCGACGCGATCGCCAAGCGCGCCGACGAGGTCCCCGGCTTCACGAACAAGTTCAGCGACCCCGACAAGTCCGACTTCGGCTCCTTCGACGCCGAGCGATACCCGAACGTGGGCGTCTACCAGGTGTCGGCGGGTCTGCAGGACCGGAACACCGCCGCCCAGGCGATCGAGCAGTTGCGCGCGATCGACACCGAGGGCCTCACGATGTACGTGGCCGGCACCCCGGCCCTGACGCAGGATTCGATCGACGCGCTGATGCAGCGGCTCCCGCTGATGGCGGTCATGCTCGTGCTCATCACCGGCCTGCTGATGTTCCTGCAGTTCGGCTCGCTCGTCCTGCCCATCAAGGCCGCGCTCATGACGGCCCTCGGTCTCGGTGCCACGCTCGGCATCCTCACCTGGATCTTCGTCGACGGCCACGGCGCCGAGCTGGCCAACTTCACCCCGGGCCCGCTGTTCGCGGCCGTGCTGGTGCTCATCATCGCGATCGTGTTCGGCCTCTCGACCGACTACGAGGTGTTCCTGCTCTCCCGCATGGTCGAGGCCAGACAGAAGGGTGCGAGCACAACCGAGGCGATCCGCAGCGGCACCGCGCACACCGGCGGCATCATCACCGCGGCCGCCGCCATCCTCGTCGTGGTCACCGGCGCGTTCAGTCTGTCCGAGATCGTGATGATGAAATACATCGCATTCGGCATGATCGCCGCGCTGATCCTCGACGCCACGGTCATCCGCATGCTTCTCGTCCCGTCGGTGATGAAGCTGCTCGGCGACGACTGCTGGTGGGCGCCGCGGTGGATGCGAGTGGTCCAGCGCAAGATCGGGCTCGGCGAGACCGTGCTCGACGACGAGCCCGACGAGCAGCGCGATGCCGGTGCCGGCGCCCGTCCGGTGAGCGCGGGCACCGTGGTGGCCGAGGCCCCGACGTCGGTGATGGCCGCGGCACGCAGGCAACCGGTCCCGGCGGGCGCAGTCCCCGGCCGGGGTCGGGTACCGGTGGGCACCGCGCGGTCCGCCACACCGGGCCGGCCGGCTCCGGACCGCCCGCACGGCACCGCCCGCCCGGGCGCACCGGCCGGCCAGACACCCGACCAGCGCACCGGTGCCGGACCGACACCGGCTCCGGCGGGTCCACCGGCAGGTCCCCCGACGACCACGGGACGCCCGAACACCGGGCCGACCCCGCCGCGCACCCCGCCGGCGCGCGTCGGACCGTCACCCGCACCCGGCGCTCCGAACCCCGAGCCGGCCGAACGCCGCCCGGTGGCGCCGTACCGTCGCTCCGCGCTGTCGAAGAGTGATCGTCCCGACACCGGTGGCTGGAGTCTCGGCGAAGGCGGCATCCGGCTCGGCGACGCCGCACCTCGGTCGGCGAACGGCGACCGTCCGACGGTCACTCCCCCGTCCGACCCGCCGCGCGTGCCGGAGACCGGCGGGCGCCCGAATCCGACTCCGGGCCCGGTTCGGCCGAACCCGGAGCCGACCGGCCAGCGTTCACCGCTCGGGCGACGGCCCGCCCTCGACGAGACCGGCCGCCGCCCCCTCGCGGCCTCGGTCAGCCCGGAGTCGTCGACCCCGTCGTCCCGTGGACGTCGCAGCGCCGGTCCCTCACCGATGGAGCGCGGCCTGAGCGCCGACGCGACACCGGCGGCCGCCTCACGACCCGACGGCGGGCCCACCTCGGGTGAGCAGGATCGCCCGGCGGACGACTCGACTCGTCGCCGTCGCCCGCGCACGGACCGGCACGCCCGGTCCGACGACACCGGTGACGACGGCCAGATCAGCGTCCAGGAGCTGCTGAAGCGGAGTCGCTCGCAGAAGTAGCCGGGGCTGACCTACCCCGGCGCCGCGCACCTCTGCCTCGGTCCGCGTGGATTCCCACATGTCGGCACGGAGCAAGTCAGAGAACGGTGTCGGGGTCTTTGCCTGTCAGCAGGCGGAATCGTTCCTTGTCGATATCGAGCCCGTGTTCGAGAACGGATTCGAGCATCCGGAGCCGCACGCCCTTCTCATTGGCAGCTGCCAGGATCTCTTCGACCTGCTTCGGAGACATCCGCAGTGTGAGTCCGGCCGAGATCCGCTGGTCGAAGTAGTCCCAATTGTCCAGTACCCACGACGCCCCGCTGCTGATGGCTACTGCCTCGCGCACGTCTTCCTCGGTAAGCCCGTAGGCCTTGGCGAATTTCATCATCTCGGATGCCACGGTGCGTGTGGTGGTCATGATCGCGTTGTTGCACAACTTCGCCACCTCGCCGCCGCCGAGCGTGCCGAGGTAGAGCGGACGACCTATGCGTTCCAACAGCGGTTTGTCTGATCCGACGGTATCCGGTGACGCGCCGACCAGGACCGATAATGTTCCGTTGACGCGATCCTCCACGCTGCCGCTGACCGGGGCGTCGTACAGGGTCGCACCCGTACCCTCGACCAGACGTGCGACCTCGAAGAGCGACGTCGGAGATACGGAAGACTGTATGACAACCGACTTCCCGGGACGCAGGTGTTCGACGAGCTCCTGTACCACCTGCTTGACAATGTGTTCGGGGTCTACGCAGACGATGATCGTGTCCGACGCGGTGGCGAGTTCACCGACGGAGCTCGCGGCCGAGGCCGTTTCGGCCACCAGTTTGTCGACGGCATTCGGGTCGATGTCGAACACGACAAGTTTCACACCAGTGCGCGCCAGACGAGTGGCGATACCGCCGCCCATGTTGCCGAGCCCGATATAACCTGCTGTGCCGGTGTATTTTTCATGATCCATGAGTTGCTGGCCTTCCTGTTGACGGTCCGCGGACTCGCCGGTTGAGCAAGCACCGACCCCGCAGGGGCAACCTACCCAGAATCCACGGGTCGGCGCACGTATCGATTGCGCGGTCACGCAAGTAATGGCGACCTGGCCCAGACCACGGCACCCACCTCCTCAACTGCCTACTCAACCCGCTGACGTGCAGTTCTGCTGACCGTTGGCGCGCCGTCATCCGCTGCGCCGCGTTTCGGCGGTGTACCGACCGCCACCTCGCCAGGCCATGACAGACCGAGAAGTGCAACCACGCGTTCACCGAATGCGTCTTTTCTCGCGACGCTCGTCCATCGCCCGCGCCCTCCCACGCGGTCATGATCGAGAAGTCGATATCCGAGTACTTCGCACGGTCAGGAGCGTCCATGGCGGACACATCCCTTCTCGAGGGTTCAACGGCTACGGCAGTCGTCTACGACGGACCGGAAGCCTTTCGGCTCGAATCGATTCCGCTGCCCGACCTCGGGCCCGGCGAACTCCTGGTCGAGATCGAGATGGCCGGCGTCGACGGTTCCGAGCTACACATGTTCCGCGGGGAGTTCGATCATCTGAACAAGCGGGCTCCGTTGATCTTCGGCGACGAGATCATCGGACGCGTCGTGGCCTCCGGTTCACCGTCGGAACGCGACGTGAAGGTCGGCGACCGAGTCACCGTGGAAGCACGTTGGCCATGCGCCGGCTGCCTGTTGTGTGACCGGGGCCAGTACTACCTCTGCGAGAACAA belongs to Gordonia sp. KTR9 and includes:
- a CDS encoding NAD(P)-dependent oxidoreductase translates to MTAQSIRAPTRGFWVGCPCGVGACSTGESADRQQEGQQLMDHEKYTGTAGYIGLGNMGGGIATRLARTGVKLVVFDIDPNAVDKLVAETASAASSVGELATASDTIIVCVDPEHIVKQVVQELVEHLRPGKSVVIQSSVSPTSLFEVARLVEGTGATLYDAPVSGSVEDRVNGTLSVLVGASPDTVGSDKPLLERIGRPLYLGTLGGGEVAKLCNNAIMTTTRTVASEMMKFAKAYGLTEEDVREAVAISSGASWVLDNWDYFDQRISAGLTLRMSPKQVEEILAAANEKGVRLRMLESVLEHGLDIDKERFRLLTGKDPDTVL
- the trmB gene encoding tRNA (guanosine(46)-N7)-methyltransferase TrmB, producing MRNDGRVNNSPDRSRLYPRVTSFRFRRGTLTTGQQRNWQALWPVLGRDLEIGPERVPEPQLDLTELFGRDAPKVLEIGSGTGISTAAMAEAEPDVDVVAVEVYKPGLAQLLGLIDRNGLTNVRLIRGDAAIVLTELIPSSSLTGIRLFFPDPWPKSRHHKRRFVQTGTLELIADRLIPGGVLHIATDHAGYAEWIAEALATQDADRPHVVQLTRESPILLERPTTKFEGRAERDGRYVSEFVYTRPIPPVTATGDTPTGARHD
- a CDS encoding DUF6802 family protein; amino-acid sequence: MIPMDPMFSDDTPDPDRADESSLFGEVGRSDDPRSFESVAALHETPASDDLDDHLWMHEDGRIWDLGPAEVDTDNDGINDSLTRNGPDGFTVYTDSDRDGQVDKITEIGADGEFRSAVLDPDTGEWISGGSGRIG
- a CDS encoding NYN domain-containing protein codes for the protein MTDHSPTGFADTIAGQTGTRRMLLVWDAPNMDMGLGALLGGRPTAAHRPRFDALGRWLLQRTADVSALTDGGGAVEPEATVFTNIAPGSADVVRPWVDALRNVGFAVFAKPKLSDDSDVDSDMLDHIELRRQTVGLAGVIVASADGQAFREPLLEAVGDGVPVTVIGFREHASWALSTEEIEFIDLEDIAGVFREPLPRIGLDSLPDEGAWLTPFRPLSALLR
- a CDS encoding MMPL family transporter gives rise to the protein MFRFIGTFVYRMRFLVIAVLIAMMAGLGLYGLDLGKHLSQSGWFDPTSESDTGARYADQALGRDHTSDVILMITPPEGTRVDDKAFGAKVETFVEDLIATHPDIVGRADPGLYDPFLVQPAQSTLQDRLFTEDGRHAFISIGVAGDDDTTVLANYKTIEPFFDDIAERFDLPGTTFELAGLQPVAGSMAEGMDKDIHRAEVLALPLVAIMLFFVFGGVVAACLPVLIGGLTIAGSLGIMKILALTTELNIFAQSVVTLIGLGIAIDYGLFIVSRFREELGEGYSTKAAVRRTVMTAGQTVVFSATIIVAALACLLIMPQGFLKSVAYGAIASVSLAAILSITVLPAILGILGPRVNMLSISTIMKYTAVPLARRFSGEERAVAIENRFSGRMKTSQEVENGFWGRLATWVMKHPVRTAVPTVLLLLALIIPFGSIQFGGISEKFLPPDNPNRVAQEKFDEYFPSERTEAIKLVIIYDESSQTDQNKLDAIAKRADEVPGFTNKFSDPDKSDFGSFDAERYPNVGVYQVSAGLQDRNTAAQAIEQLRAIDTEGLTMYVAGTPALTQDSIDALMQRLPLMAVMLVLITGLLMFLQFGSLVLPIKAALMTALGLGATLGILTWIFVDGHGAELANFTPGPLFAAVLVLIIAIVFGLSTDYEVFLLSRMVEARQKGASTTEAIRSGTAHTGGIITAAAAILVVVTGAFSLSEIVMMKYIAFGMIAALILDATVIRMLLVPSVMKLLGDDCWWAPRWMRVVQRKIGLGETVLDDEPDEQRDAGAGARPVSAGTVVAEAPTSVMAAARRQPVPAGAVPGRGRVPVGTARSATPGRPAPDRPHGTARPGAPAGQTPDQRTGAGPTPAPAGPPAGPPTTTGRPNTGPTPPRTPPARVGPSPAPGAPNPEPAERRPVAPYRRSALSKSDRPDTGGWSLGEGGIRLGDAAPRSANGDRPTVTPPSDPPRVPETGGRPNPTPGPVRPNPEPTGQRSPLGRRPALDETGRRPLAASVSPESSTPSSRGRRSAGPSPMERGLSADATPAAASRPDGGPTSGEQDRPADDSTRRRRPRTDRHARSDDTGDDGQISVQELLKRSRSQK